In one Notolabrus celidotus isolate fNotCel1 chromosome 1, fNotCel1.pri, whole genome shotgun sequence genomic region, the following are encoded:
- the il17rc gene encoding interleukin-17 receptor C, translating into MVLHGGSLWCLLLTLHMSACDLKTPGYDSQEVVCSQGLSNCTMEDELLLSLKENDSAHVLNLTPYFKLCCKDRAPCRLCLVIDAEITIHAGKDLEDEGHFGADEEDYRGETRNQKASVTVCYNTAHTMPTCKRVEFTVNHAALTQQNQAKVSMVIPEPAWVSFSSQVFIYSVKPSQRKNIVAPSLDEVCSQKLHERVEECQVPTLLSVIDKEKNQVDLKFVGRNKSLPSVCIQYEQNGRCQSWNRQTIPLYSVTPCTCFQVWDEDTQMSRRSLSCPFSNTSKKSGDLFHRNMWNNVSVSVGQGQMNNHHPMLSWNVSAPCRLEGEVWPCHREINCKEVKGFRQQLANGEWRQNSKGLWKKIGFFQDINLQRSPCVMVKVRGMGHDLGPFCFNNTDRWRWSLLVVGFMLLVCLTTMISYFLRSFVKKCVGSLHRAGFVKVGRLCHVVLLSPPDADAGVSESVCQLGSLLSNYGFSVSVDQWSRKEQCTLGPLPWLHSQLLELKSQGGRVVLVLTRRALERAEEWTQWYKGDIKTKGEENGLPKIWSPYSDVFTASLCLIQADKEQGRAGERFLLVKFDSHPSSDRSLPELFQGLPLFHLPSKTKTLLSELTVGGARKVSCRWT; encoded by the exons ATGGTTCTTCATGGAGGATCCCTTTGGTGCCTTTTATTGACTCTACACATGTCAGCCTGTGATTTGAAAACTCCTGGATATGACAGCCAAGAAGTTGTTTGCTCTCAG GGTCTCTCTAACTGCACCATGGAGGATGAGTTGCTTCTtagtttaaaagaaaatgactcTGCACATGTCTTAAACCTGACACCATATTTCAAGCTCTGCTGCAAAGACAGAGCACCATGTAGGTTATGTCTGGTGATAGACGCAGAGATAACCATCCATGCGGGAAAGGACCTGGAGGATGAAGGCCACTTTGGAGCCGATGAGGAGGATTATCGGGGAGAGACAAGGAATCAAAAAG CGTCAGTGACTGTGTGCTACAACACAGCACATACCATGCCCACCTGCAAGAGGGTGGAGTTTACGGTGAATCATGCAGCTCTTACGCAGCAAAACCAGGCAAAG GTTTCTATGGTGATCCCTGAGCCGGCTTGGGTGTCCTTCAGCAGTCAAGTGttcatttattctgttaaaccatcacaaagaaaaaatattgttGCTCCCTCATTAGATGAAG TTTGCTCCCAGAAGCTGCATGAACGTGTTGAGGAGTGTCAAG TACCAACACTCCTCAGTGTAATTGACAAAGAGAAGAATCAAGTGGATCTGAAGTTTGTCGGCAGAAATAAGAGCCTGCCCTCTGTATGCATACAGTATGAGCAGAATGGGAGATGTCAG AGCTGGAACAGGCAGACCATCCCTCTGTATTCAGTAACCCCCTGCACGTGTTTCCAG gtATGGGATGAGGATACCCAAATGTCTCGTCGTTCTCTGAGTTGCCCTTTCAGTAACACAAGTAAAAAGTCTGGAG ATTTATTCCACAGGAATATGTGGAACAATGTTTCAGTGTCTGTAGGTCAGGGTCAGATGAACAACCACCATCCAATGCTATCATGGAACGTGTCTGCCCCCTGCAGGCTGGAGGGGGAAGTGTGGCCATGTCACAGAGAGATCAACTGTAAGGAGGTAAAGGGCTTCAGACAACAGCTGGCAAATGGAGAATGGAGACAAAACAGCAAGGGACTGTGG AAGAAAATTGGGTTTTTTCAAGACATCAATCTTCAGCGCTCACCATGTGTGATG GTGAAAGTGAGGGGAATGGGACATGACCTGGGTCCATTCTGTTTTAATAACA CTGACAGGTGGCGCTGGAGTCTTCTAGTTGTTGGGTTTATGCTGCTAGTTTGCTTGACCACCATGATATCCTATTTCCTTCGGAGCTTTGTAAAGA AATGCGTCGGGAGCTTGCATCGTGCTGGATTTGTCAAAG TTGGCAGACTGTGTCATGTGGTGTTGCTGAGCCCCCCAGATGCAGATGCTGGTGTGTCTGAATCAGTGTGTCAGCTAGGGTCCCTGCTCTCCAACTATGGCTTTAGTGTGTCGGTGGACCAGTGGAGCAGGAAGGAGCAGTGCACCCTGGGACCTCTGCCATGGCTGCACTCCCAGCTACTGGAACTGAAGAGCCAGGGCGGCCGAGTCGTGCTCGTCTTAACACGGAGAGCTttggagagagcagaggaatgGACCCAGTGGTACAAAGGAGATATTAAGACAAAGGGGGAAGAAAATGGTCTTCCCAAGATATGGTCTCCTTACTCGGATGTGTTCACGGCTTCTCTCTGCCTCATCCAGGCAGACAAAGAGCAGGGCAGAGCAGGAGAGCGTTTTCTTCTGGTTAAATTTGACTCCCATCCAAGCAGTGACAGGAGTCTACCAGAGCTCTTTCAGGGTCTACCCTTGTTCCATCTTCCTTCAAAGACCAAGACTCTCCTGTCTGAGCTCACTGTTGGGGGCGCAAGGAAGGTATCATGTAGATGGACGTAG